DNA from Aphis gossypii isolate Hap1 chromosome 3, ASM2018417v2, whole genome shotgun sequence:
TCTGGAAATGTTTTGGACCCTATGGAAAACGACCAGCAAAGAAAAGGttcgtatatgtattataacgtAGAGCCACTGATCGATATACTTAAAATCTGTGGTTAAGAAGTCAATATCTGTTGAAAATATCTATTACTTTGAACGTCATAATAAGCTTACGTAAGATGAATAGtgacaaaaatgttttaagctACATCGAAATATTGTGAAAAGAGTAATAATTCAATGTCATCAAACTAaacataaagaaaattaataagtatttcgGGTTAAGCATACGACAATACATTGCTAAttaccaatttttaaatgtcttcTTGTGAGTGACTGCGATGTTGGCCTTTTAACCaccgacataataatatacacttaactGATACCGCACATGTTGCCACAGGTTTCGTTCAAGAGCGAGTTCAAAGACGAGCTTAAGTTCATTGCTAAGTGTCGTGGGTCCACGAAACCGGCTAGGAAGAATCAGAACAGCAGTACGGATAACTCGAACCCGACCGGATCCAATCAGTACATTAATTCAGACCGTCACTACGACTACGATTCGTGATGATGACACGAAAACGATAGGACAGCTTTCGGGACGTTATTTTCCTTTTACTTGTCGAACGAGCGTCCGCTTCCAATTTTTAATCCGTAAACAATATgcaatacgataatattatatattttatatatatatgcattatacacacacatatatatatatatacacatagtaTTCATCAGcagtatcaattattataataaaatgtacacaaattgtatacctataatataatatataggctcttaaaatgtaatgaagacaatattattcgagcgtataaaaaataataattaaaataaaaataattattaaataataataataaaaaaaaaaaaaattatcacagtcattttgttttatatatttatatatatttttttttttttttgtaaacgtaaaaaaaaaaacgagcgATTGAATTcctatatttacacaaatatatttacatttccgCAGACCCGAGTGCGAAACACTCTATTCTCGAGACGGACGGCGGATAGAggtatattacgtataatatatacttattacataatattttacaatcttaagattataataaattgctaTTCCCACGGGCGAGCGCGGGATTAGtgcgacgccgccgccgccgatgtCGCCGCGGCAGCCGCCACCGGTCCCGTCCGGTCCACGTTGATGGGCGCGGCCCGTTCCATCAGACACTCGATGCTGGTGCTCTGCTCGTCGGACAGACTGGACGCGGACGACGATTCGCCGCCGCAGACGGTCCGCGCGACAGAAacgacgtcgtcgtcgtcgtcgtcgtcccgGTTCATCTCGACCAGCACGGTCGTGTAGTCGGGCGGCGGAGCGGTGGACGAAACGGTCTGTTGCGCCGCGTCCGTCGGCGGTGATGAcgacgtcgtcgtcgccgaCAGGACCGTGGTCTGCTGGTGGTGATGATGCGGAGAAGACGAAGTGGTCGCCGCGGCCGTTTGGACGGTTCGCGGCGCGGCCGACGAGGACGACGAAGACTCGCCGAGTATCGCCGACTGATGGTGGTTGCCGAGCACGTGCGCCAACCTGCGCACGCTCCGCCGGATGCTCTGCCGCAACATTTTCGCTATCCTATAAgagcaaaacaaaaaacaaaacgcGAGCGCGCACAGTTGATAAACGGTTCGTCACGTCGGTAGGGTGTGTGTATGATGATAGGAGGCACTTGGAAGTCTGCAGGCGGCCGTGCTACGCGATAGTGTCCGTGTCAAGTGCAAGAAGAAAACACCACCGTGTATGAAAAATATCGCATGCATATTAAAAGACTTATGTGTCTAAGTATATTACGAAGAATGTGTTAGGTAATGTTTTTCTCAATAGGCGTTGTTACacgattattgttttaaaacataatattattataatatgattattattacacgttaaaataatgtattgttaaaattaaacgttttttttttttttttttacatttaattttgctttCAACAGTCTGAGATAAACAGTAATGACTAGgtggtatattataggtataaaaatatgacaaaaaaaatacatcataacATTAACAgtgattatcaaaaaataatatgtacaataatataaatgacgtaaatacataataatataatatagtcgtgTAAAGCAGAGCGTGCGATGatgatagaaaataatatactactagGTAAGTATACACTAAAACTACTGTTAGTCGTTCTCATAAACCGTTACTAATTCAGTGAATCGTAAAGACCTTGCTCCGGTGGCCGTGGAATACGACGGCGGTGGCGTGTACTTGGGCGGCGGGTCTTCAATCTGCACTGCCGCTGAGCCGTTTACACCCGCCTCGGATGTCGCCTCGCCGGTTTCCGGGGGCCTGCGGGTCTCGATTACGGGCCGGTACAGCATCTGGATCCGCTGTTTTTGGAACAGAGTAAACAAATGGAGTGTGATTCGGTGTGATGTATACAGCTGTGGTATGAAAGGGGGGAGGTAATTATGACATGTAGGAACTCTAATTGGACTTTGCAGACATCgtaatatattggttttaggcgtatatgtaaaatattaaatatcacacTAGATTGACCAGAATGACTACGTATCGCGAATTATGATACAAATCATGTATGAATAAATCAATCGtgcatgtttttatatatttttaaactatacgtGCTGTATGTGTTGTAGACATGTATAAACCTATAGTATCAATATcacgtttattaatataaatatacgaatACGTCCAATTATATAGATGgcttataattaacaattatcacTCCCCTCCTGCGACAcacacataattaaaaatctcagCTACaccattgaaaaataaacggcttttgtgattataatagtataatattataacaataattatcgtGCACTCACGTCGAACAAGTCTGGTGGTCCGGTAGCCAGGTACCTGCAAGTCTGTATGATTCCAGCAAAGGGGACGATTAGCAGTGGTATGATCTGCAGTAAACAGCCAAACTCGCGACTGGACGTCGACCAATAAGTCGATTGAGAAACGCTTTTCCAGTTGTACAGCCATCGGTATCCACCGTTTTTGAACACGGACGTGCTGAGCAGCTGCGAAGcgaaaatatagtaattttaatatcaaatttaatatgctTGAGTACCATTCGATAATagcatatttatcaaataaaaaaaatatatattataaatttgacgaCGCTTACGATCAGAGCCACCGGCACGACGATATTCCAATCGAACGAAAGCATCGGCGCCATCCACACCTGCAGGTGATGGTTGGCCTGCGAAAACAACGTTGCCACTACCGTTTCACCGCTGTATGGACGACCGCGCACCATGAACAATGCTCCGATTTCCAACAAATACAGTATCATTATCCACCAACCGCATCCGACACAGTAGTCCATTAAATACACAATGAAAATTCccagctaaaaaaaataacaaaaaattcaaatattttcatattattatggtcaGGTAAAATTTCGAGTCAGATATAAACGCTGACGTGTGTGACTGTATAACATGTTatgaagattataataatagtatgcgCAGTTCTATTcggatataaataataatttgatttgataattttactcCACTCACTTCAGTCGCCATAAATAGACCAATCGAAAAGGCGGCCGCACACGACAAAAACGTGATCGTTGTGCGCCATTTCCTCAGCTTGAACGGATGCAGAGATATAATACCGCTGACAACGCAGTGCCATATCGCGATCTGTAACGATTTAACCAACAAAGAAGAGGATATAAAGATTAATCGatacttattatatgttatataatatataccctataatattgtacgtttGTGTTTGAAAACATACCTGCTGTCCAATGCCGAACATGATGAGTACGAAATAAAATAGGACGGACCAGAACGGCGAGATGTTCTTGGCGCCAATCATGGCGAACGTGGCCGGAAACAGTTCGGTCGCCAAGCGCATGGCCTGATATCCGCTCTCCTGCGGCATCCCCGGCACGTTATTCTTCATCGTCCTTTCGCCCATAAACAGACTACTGTGCTGCATCCACCGTACGGGCGTCAGATGTTTGCGGGCCTGAGCAGAATTCTGCTTGAACAGAAACGTATAGGAACTCATCCGTTCTGAAAGTATACAAAGATGACGGTCGACGTCGTGAGTACGGCTACGAAGAGTATATGCGTATAACGGTGGTGGGGGAGGGgtaatatgtagtatatattatgcagtgacttatttacttatacttgaaatattcaCCAAGGAATATTTAGACTGAAGAGGGGCGAAAAGTAAGATACTAAAGACTTACCGAAAGAACTGGGCAGGTACACGTATCCGTGTGCTTCGAGGAGATGTACGCATGTGTTGGCTAAAAACGCGGCCAATATGAGTACGGCTATTGTTAGGATGATCACTAACGAAGCGTCTCTGTGTAGTAAATGCTTAGGTCGATTGTGCGAAGTGATTTGCATTGTGCACGCGCCGAGTATGCCCCACGTGAGAAACGTCTCGGTGAATGCAGCCACCCAACTCTAAAATGTCGACACGATGGTAATGTAatgctattattatgatgatgatgatgatcaCTGATCAgagataacaatataattataataataatcgtatagtatacgattttttatttgtattctatAAACATGATTTCACtgcaataactatataagggCGATGATTGTAAGTTGTTATACTTTGACAGGTGCATGTCGTTCAATGGTACCATTTGACtagattaggtatattataataactatattcgTCCTAAATTTCAGTTAACTATAATTTGaagtaagaaataaaaactgaaattaagttaaaacacCTGTAActatacgtcataatatattaaacaacataatagttataactatGAGACTAGAAGACTGTAAACGTTTATAGATAAAACAAGAGGTTTTTTTGTCTTTGTTAGACGTTCAAAAgcaacattttatgataatcatgagtaaatatagaatagtgcgtttttaaaataaaatttaaaaaaaatgtttaaatgataaatttcttGTATTTCCTGAAATTCGagtttgcaataaaaaaatctctgTATCTGGGCGTAATTTAATGTTACCTTAGTGTTGAGGAAAAATTCGCTCCAATCCGTTTCCGGAAAAATATCGTGATGCTGGAACCCGATCATTGGCGCTAAACCCAACATCTTTGTACACAACATGAACATACCGAAAACCGGTACCAATGAGAATATACACATCACTTTACTGTACGACTTCAGacctatacaaatttaaacggtatttttaaataatgtcacAAAAATTATACGAAAATCAATGTGATTACCTTTACTTAAGCATATGAATACGATTGTCCATATGATCGTCAGGTTGATGACTACCGGCAATTTCAACAAGTTGTCGTTCATCTCGAGTTTTTCCACGTACTTTCTTTGTAGAACTATGCCGTTAAAATAACCCGGTACCGTTTCTTCGATGTTATAACTGACATTTGAAGATAAAGTCCAGGGCATGCCatctacaacaaaataatattacgcatatattatacaaaacgattgttttaaaatttaccgttacgctttataataataataaataataaaaataatatatatgtatgtatgtattatgtaataaataatataactgcaAAATTCTGCAGTGAcacgcaatataataataatatagtacgattactatttattatttatgggtagaataaattcatttctaTAAATACCTTCTTTGTACTCGTCGATAGGTTCTGCCCAACGGTAAACGTCCTGTTTCGTGATGAACGAATCGCGGAAATATGTAAACATCCACGAGATGCCAATCACGGTGTATGTGCCGATGAACGCTTGGGCCAGGAGCAGTGCGATGCCGATCCCCTGTAatcagataaatataataaaatgtctgtaaataataaaatattataagtaataacatatcgtgcactgcggcggcggcgtccaTATGTCTTAGACtcgcgtatatgtatataataatagcagcCGCGGAGAAAACGTTTGTCGTTTTACGGAAATCCGCTCGCCtcaggtacataatattatatacgtattattattgcccAAGCTATCCCGTTGCATGGATAAAACGGACTTACCTTGAATATCGGTGATATCCTCCACATGTCCATGACCCCGGCGCCTAGTAATTGGCCGAGCGAACTATGAAACGTAAACAGAGGAATGCCGACTAGCAAAGATAACACTAGGAACTGTAGTATAAAGTTGGCTGCAAAACAAAGAGAAAAATGtgtgaaaaatcaatttatttattatataatttataaaaacaaatttaaatggctacccattaatttttttagatcgtttttttgtttctttaaacaaaaaaaagaaactcaTGTTTATAATCCAGTTTGAATTaggcattatttattatttttacaactataCGTATACCAGAaccaataaaatgttaaccgAGTGAATAAGTGTTCAACATTTTTTGCGGAGTAAGGGCTAAAAAAGTAAGATTCATTGTTCaccgtttataatatacttagtgcttatatatcaattataaaaaaaaacttctgaAGTACtcaatattcgttttttttttttttgaaaaccaaaATCGTCTTATAAACCCTATTTAAGTGGATcaaatggtatataatatgtttaatgcgTTATTCTATATACATCTTATAATATTGCTCACAATAATTGTCTCATTAATTTTCAAGGACCACATAGTGACGACTAACACACCCGGAGGGCTTTGATACCATACATAGTGATTCACCAAGCACTCGCTCACATTtccatattttcaataaataatacatttattcaaattctgatttatttaagactattttcaaattttttttttgttctaattATGGAGTGGTGATACAAACTTCTgcgtttcaaataaaaatcctcCATTTTTActctaaactatttaaaaataagttttttgaaaattacgatgaacctaattcaaaattcaaacgaaTAGTTTCTTagttatgaaaatgtttaaactaaGAATAGAAATCcttaaaataatggtttaaaaagataaaagcTAGATGTTTATAATggatctattatttaatacatttcgatcatttttacaaattattaatgttgatagTAAACTActcattaaactatttaagtacttcaaaaaaatctcaagaatttaaaaataaaatggtcattcaaaaatttcaaaatcaaatttttaataactacattaggtattgagaaaaaaaagaagcGAGTATGTTtggtgaatcactctgtatacttataaaatattatattgccatCACCAACAAGatttcatacaatatattcgCGATATCATACGAGTAACGTTAGGTACGGTGAAATTTGATAATgatcgtaataaataatatacgtaaacaCATAACTAACCTC
Protein-coding regions in this window:
- the LOC114123484 gene encoding sodium-dependent transporter bedraggled, giving the protein MRGLSSMIDDTGGGCDNDFDQFQGNEAEDHFEPSLFTEYSPLPLPEDVHTAFLATNLLLLYLNLARLSTMSISDAHQLPVTVNDRDNRTDDDNNGSPVSASAVSVTTAEVQATAERRLSNERLPGEPGPSTDDRRPWPADATTSAARVPQRHHRHYRSDSCRPPLPTTAEQRHRHNRTTSTAVAPAMITVAASGSRAAARPKPRTHGPSSSIPFPVDVVDRLRSPMASPSRPRQYGRRRSVQDAVASAVMLQRHHEGLQLQTAVAAAGDTAAEPDAGQLHASGADRDQGQEPRLVASIRAYEMSQESQSPLGQWSNKYSSVLATLGCTLGAFNISRFAILAVQFGANFILQFLVLSLLVGIPLFTFHSSLGQLLGAGVMDMWRISPIFKGIGIALLLAQAFIGTYTVIGISWMFTYFRDSFITKQDVYRWAEPIDEYKEDGMPWTLSSNVSYNIEETVPGYFNGIVLQRKYVEKLEMNDNLLKLPVVINLTIIWTIVFICLSKGLKSYSKVMCIFSLVPVFGMFMLCTKMLGLAPMIGFQHHDIFPETDWSEFFLNTKSWVAAFTETFLTWGILGACTMQITSHNRPKHLLHRDASLVIILTIAVLILAAFLANTCVHLLEAHGYVYLPSSFERMSSYTFLFKQNSAQARKHLTPVRWMQHSSLFMGERTMKNNVPGMPQESGYQAMRLATELFPATFAMIGAKNISPFWSVLFYFVLIMFGIGQQIAIWHCVVSGIISLHPFKLRKWRTTITFLSCAAAFSIGLFMATELGIFIVYLMDYCVGCGWWIMILYLLEIGALFMVRGRPYSGETVVATLFSQANHHLQVWMAPMLSFDWNIVVPVALILLSTSVFKNGGYRWLYNWKSVSQSTYWSTSSREFGCLLQIIPLLIVPFAGIIQTCRYLATGPPDLFDRIQMLYRPVIETRRPPETGEATSEAGVNGSAAVQIEDPPPKYTPPPSYSTATGARIAKMLRQSIRRSVRRLAHVLGNHHQSAILGESSSSSSAAPRTVQTAAATTSSSPHHHHQQTTVLSATTTSSSPPTDAAQQTVSSTAPPPDYTTVLVEMNRDDDDDDDVVSVARTVCGGESSSASSLSDEQSTSIECLMERAAPINVDRTGPVAAAAATSAAAASH